Part of the Candidatus Krumholzibacteriota bacterium genome is shown below.
AGCGGGGGTCTTCGCGTGAGGTACGGCGATTTCCATTCCCACGCCGGTGCTCTGACCGGCCTCTCTTCTTAGGACAGCTTCGAGTATTGTTTTGCGCTCGTCAAGTTTGTAGCACCCGCAAAGTAGAACCACCAATTCCTCAATGACATCCCTTTTGCTATAGGACTGCAGTTCGAGTTTTACCGCGGATTTTTTGATTTTTTTCGAAAGTTTCATGCTTAATTCCTTAACCCGCATTATACAGTAATAAAACCTATCTGTTTGATTACTAATTGTCAAATTATTATAACAGCGGAGTTTCTCCTTATAAAGATATACATAAAAGATCATTTGAACCGGTTATATGAATATTTCCAGTCATCTTTCTGTTATTCAAGGCGCAGGGAATGAATGTTGCACCTTTTCAAAGGGTGGTATCTGCGGAGGTGATGGTTGTTCTTAAATAGCACTGTATGTTTTTAAGTGATTGGAGATCAGCAGGTAAATGGTACAAGCGACTCAAGAAAAAGAAACATATGAATCAAGAAATTATTTTCTGAAAGCAAGGGAAAGTATAAAAAGGGGAAATCATTCCGGCGCCAGAGAATATCTGGAGAAAGCTGTCAAAATCGCGCCTGATAATCCCTTTTATTTATCTTATCTGGGGCTATGTACGGCGGTGGAAGGCGATGTAGTCAAAGGGAAATCTTTATGCGCTGAAGCTGTCCGTTCTTTATCGACTGAACCGATTCTTTATGTTAATTTAGGCAGGGTTCTACTGAAAGATAATAGAAAAGACGAGGCGCGGAGGATGTTTCTCAAAGGATATTCTATGGACAGGTCTAATGCCCCGGCCGCGCTGGAACTCTCTTCGATGGGTATAAGAAGAAAGCCGGTTATACCATTTCTTCCGAGACAGAATCCTCTCAACGTTTTTCTGGGAAAGTTAAGACATAAAATTGGTAATCGGGGTAATATCTGATCATTTTTGCTCTATATTCCGCGTCGATTAGTTCAACAATCAATCTTTCCGGGGATTTATCAAATAAATGATTGTTTTTTCCTCAAGATATTTGTAGCATATACCTGTTAATCAGAAACAATTCTGTTTTTGGAACCGTATTAATAGTAGGTTCTAAAAGAGAGGTTTAGATATGTTTTGCAGATACTGCGGCGGGGAAATTGGAGAAAGAGATCAATTCTGTCAATATTGCGGGAGAGAACAGGATTCTCCGGGAATTTCGAAACAGAGCCGCAAATTGACTGAATTGAAGATTCCTAATGAGACCAAAAATCCCGGCGCCGCCTCTTCGATGGGATTTCTGCTTGGTTGGATACTGCTTGGACCTGTGGGTTATATATACCTTGAACAGTGGAACTGGTTCTGGCTTACCTTTATAATCCAGCTATTCGCCATACCGCTGACATTTGGGCTGGCATATATTGTGCTGCCCGTGGTTTTCGCTTTCCATCAATACCAGATGGCAAAGGAGATTAATAAAAGGATTATTGCCGAACGGGATGGAAAGAAGCAGGACGCTGAGACGGCAAACGTGTTAGATGAAGAACCTGAAGATCAGTAATAAGGAGTTTGAAATTGGAGCGTAATTTAGCACTGGAAATGGTCAGAGTTACTGAAGCGGCGGCTCTTGCGGCCGCCCGGTTTCTTGGTAAAGGGGATCCGGAGGGGGCGGATATCGCGGCTGTAAAAGCTATGCAGCAGGCGATCAAGAACGTTAAGATGGACGGCCGTGTAATCATCGGAGAAAAACCAAGCGCGGATAACGCCATTCTTTATCCGGGATGCAGGGTTGGTACAGACGGTGAGCTGAAAGTTGATATCGCGCTCGATGCTCTTGACTGCCGTGAATCGCTCGCGAACGGTCAGACGAATTCTATTTCAGCTATCGCTATTGGGCCGAAAGATACTATAATAGAATACCCCTCTGATTTTATGAAGATAATCGCCGTCGGCCGGGAAGCGATTGGCTCTATCGATCTTAATGATTCCGTGTTTGATAACCTTGTTCGTGTAGCTGAATCGAAGAGGGTATATGTGGAGGATCTTACAGTCGTTGTTCTTGAGCGCGACAGGCACAAGAAAATAATCGATGAAGTAAGAAGGTCCGGCGCTAGGATCGCTATTTTACGGGAAGGTGATCTTGCCACTTCAATATCAACCGGAATTCCCGCGAGCGGTATTGACGTTGTTATGGGAATAGGCAGTTCCGCGCAGGGGATAATTGCCGCCGCCGCCCTGTTATGTCTGGGCGGGGGATTGCAGGCTCAATTTATACCTCCCGGTGAAATTACACCTGAGAAATATGACACTTTTTCGATAGAGAGAAAAGGCAGGGATGGATCGAAAAGTGGCAAAGAGGCAAAAGCTGAGAAAAACTCTAAAAGCGGGCAAGATGAGCATTTTGAAAAAATTTACGATAAAACAGACCTTATTCAAGGTGATAATATAATGTTTGCCGCTACGGGAGTCTCATTAAGTCCTTTTCTGAAAGGTACGATCTTCAAACCCGGCGGGGCTCTCACTCACAGCGTTGTTTTAAGAAGCCAGTCGGGGACTGTAAGATTCCTTAGAACTGAACATTTCTTTGATAAAACTCCTGATTATTCTAAATAGATTGTCTGCCGCTAGAGTAATAATAAACTCTTTTTTCCGGCGGTGAGCTTCGAAGTTTTTTTCTGTCCGCGGGAAAACCGGAGAAAGCGTAAAAATGAACGGTCTCTTTAAAAATAATATAGAAGCTCCGCTGGCCGAAAGAGTCAGGCCGCGCAGTTTGCAAGATTTTGTTGGGCAGGAAGATATTATCGGCCGGGGCAGGGTACTTCGTAGAATTCTCGAGAATGGCAAACTCGAATCTTCACTTATTTTCTGGGGGCCGCCCGGGTGTGGAAAAACAACACTCGCTCATCTTATCGCGGAATCTGTTGACGCTGTTTTTATCTTTTTCTCTGCGGTTACATCCGGAATAGCAGATGTCAGAAAGATAATAGCCGAGGCCCGGGGACGTCTGAGCGCCGGCGGAAAAAGAACAATACTTTTTGTCGATGAGATACACAGATTCAACAAAGCCCAGCAGGACGCATTTCTGCCTCACGTGGAAAAGGGTATTATTATTCTCATAGGGGCTACGACCGAGAATCCGAGTTTTGAGGTGATATCTCCTCTGCTTTCAAGATGTAGAACATTTATTCTAAAGCCCCTTTCTGAAAATGATATAGAAGCGGTACTTAGAAGGGCGCTTGAAGATGAAACAGGAGGGTTCGGCAAAAGAGATATAGAGATTTCTGAGGAAGTTTTGCGTTATCTTGTTCATCTTTCTTACGGAGACGCGAGGTCAGCTCTTAACGCTCTGGAAATGGCCGTTGAATCATTCAGTGATGAACGGGGAAGGCTGGTTATAACGAAAGAAATTATAGAGGATTCGATGCAAAAGGCCAGTCCTCTTTATGACAAGAATGGGGAGCAGCATTTTAATCTCATTTCGGCTTTGCACAAGAGTCTCAGGGGAGGAGACCCTGACGCGTCTATTTACTGGCTTGCAAGAATGCTGGAAGGGGGTGAGGACCCCCTTTATATAGCGCGGAGATTGGTAAGATTCGCCTCCGAGGATATTGGCAACGCTGACCCCGATGCTCTCTCAGTAGCTTTAAACGCCAAGAGGGCTGTTGAGTTTCTGGGGATTCCGGAATGCAAACTCGCTCTCGCCCAGGCTGCAGCCTATCTTGCCGTGTCGCCAAAGAGCAATGCCGCCTACAGGGCGTATTCTAAGGCCGCGGAGGATGTCAAGGAGCACGGCCCGCTTCCCGTTCCTCTCTGGTTGAGGAACGCCCCGACTTCTTTTATGAAGAAGATAGGGTATGGAAAGGATTATCTCTACCCTCACGACGCGCCGGAGGGAATTGTAACTCAGGAATACTTTCCCGAAAAGTTGTCTGGAAGACGATATTATCATCCCGCCCGAAGGGGGTTTGAAAGAGAGATAATTAAAAGGATAAAATACTGGCGCCGGCTCAGGGAGAAAAAGAAAACCGATAAATAGAACCTTGACAGAAAAAGTTGATTTTATAAGCAGTTATTTTTTGTATGAATAACGGTTAAATAAGATGCCTGATACATTTTGAAATAAGCCGCCGTAGAACTTTAAGCTCTGAACCTGAAATAAAAATTAATTGTAAGATAAAAAGAGGGGTTCACCTTTTTCTTCTGGTTTGCTTAAGGTGAACCCCGGTAGGTAATAAGGTCCTGATTATAAGAGTGCGGCATCTTACTTATAGCTCTCCCATTTACTTTCGAGCTTAGGATCCTGAATGGTCTCCATTACGTAATTGGAGAATTCCTCGCTTGTGGCGCCGTCGTCTCTTCCGGTGAGAACGACTTTTTTCTCGTGCTGTACGCAGATCTCCAGAGCCATTTCCAGTTTTCTGGCATCTTCAGTGAAACCTATGTGGTTTAGAAGCATTGAAGCGGCTTTCATCATACTCCCCGGATCGGCGTATTTGGATCTGCCTTCTTCCACCATTCTTGGAGCGGAACCGTGGATTGCTTCGAACATCGAGTAGCGGGTTCCTATATTAGCGCTTCCCGCTGTTCCCACTCCGCCTTGGAACTGGGCGGCCTCATCTGTTATGATATCACCGTAGAGATTGGGAGCAACCATCACTCTGAACTGTTTTCTTCTGGCCGGGTCGATCAATTTTGCCGTCATAATGTCTATAAACCAGTCATCCCACTCAACTTCAGGATAATCTTTAGCGACCTGCTCGGCCATGTTAAGGAATCTTCCGTCAGTAGCCTTAACGACATTTGCCTTTGTAATTACTGTCACTTTGTTGATGTTGTTGTTTTTGGCGTAATCAAAGGCCATTCTGAGTATACGCTCAGAGCCCTGTTTAGTGATAACCTTGAAATCCACTGAGAGGTCTTCTGTGACATCTATACCCTTGCTGCCGAGTATATAGGCCCCCTCGGTGTTCTCTCTGAAGAAAATCCAGTCTATACCGTCTTTAGGCACTTTTACCGGTCTTACGTTAGCGAAGAGGTCAAGCTCACGTCTCATGGCAACATTGGCGCTCTCTATGTTCGGCCACTTATCGCCTTTCTTAGGTGTTGTCGTTGGTCCTTTCAGCAGGACGTGGCATTTCTTGATTTCCTCGAGTACATCATCCGGTATGGCTTTCATTACTTCTGCTCTGTTTTCGATAGTGAGGCCCTCGATATCCCTCAATTCTATCTTGCCGGATTTCACGCTGTCCTTTAAGAGAAAGTTCAATACTCTGCGGGCTTCCTTTGCTATAAACGGACCTATGCCGTCGCCTCCTACAAATCCTATTATTAAAGGCTTTAAGGACTTATAGTCGGGTTTGCTTCCGCTTTTTTTCATCATTTCAACGCGATCGAGCTGTTCTTTCATTAATTTGCCGAAATGCTCTTTGGCTTTTTCAATGGCGTCTGTGCTCATTTTGTCACCTCTTTCATTCTACTTTTTCAGGTTCGTCAGGGACATCATAGAGTATGTCGTCCCAGGGGTGTCTGTAAAGACCCGTCTTGAGTCTTTTCTGATCGAAATAGTGGCCCATAAAGCCCATTGTCCTTCCAATGATGAAAAGAGCGTTGAAAAATCCCATATCGATCATTTCCTTAATTTCGCCGTCTTCATACCCGAGATTCTTCAAAAGATCAACGCAGAGCACTCCAATACAACCGTCAACGTTGAGGATAAGAGTGTTCTTTTTCATGGTTGTGACCTTTTGGACATCCAGAGCGTAATCAAGCAGAGGGGTCTTCGGGAAATGCTCTCTGGCAAAATTCACCATAATCTCAACGCGTACGTCGGGGTCGTCCACACTGTGGATTCTATGGCCTATACCCTGAATACGAATATTCTTTTCTTTCATGGCGTTAATGAAATCCCTCGGAGCCATATCGTTCTGCATACCCCAGCTGAAGTGTTTCGCCGCGCCGTTTACGGCGCCTCCGAACCTGGGGCCTATGGTAACTATTCCGCTGACTATCGACTCTATCAGACTCTTGCCGGCTCTCGCGGTAACTATCGTGTTGTGAGCTCCTGAGACGGCCGGGCCGTGATCCGCTACTATCTGAATTACCAGCTCCAGGAAATCCCGGGCGTATTGAGGCATGTTCTTTTTAAACCAGAGCAGACCCAGCACTCCGCCAATACCGTATTCTTCCTTGATTACGCGGTCGATAGGCACACCGCAATAGTTGTGCACGTCTCCCGTTTCATCGCAGATTGTTGATATGAAGCTGGTGGGTTTTCTAACGATCCCCTCAGCCACGGCCTGCTTGTAATCCATCGGTATGTTGGGAATGTCGGGTTCTTCTCTCTCCTCGATCTTCCCTTCAGCCTTAAGCTTTTCAAAGGTCTCCTTTATTTTCTCGCCGTAGTCGTTGAACGAATCCGGCACGACCACTCCGGCCTCTCTAAGGGCTTTGTTTTTCGCTTCCGCGGTAGTATCTTCCGAATCCGATTTTGCTCCCGCGTGTCCGAATTGAACGCCCCCCGGAAGCATCTTTGAGCAAGTTCCGGTGACCCACATTACAAGGGGCTTTGTGAGTTTTCCGTCTTTAATCGCATCGACGATTTCGTATTCATCCCGGCCGCCAAGTTCTCCGAGTGCTACCATCATTTTGATCTTCGGATTCTTTTCATATCTCAGCAGATGGTCGAGAAGGGTTGTCGCGGGATATACATCTCCTCCCACAGCGTAACCTTCGTAGATGCCGTCAGTGTTCAGAGATACGATGTTGTATCCCTCGTTTGAGAGACCGCCTGAAACTGAAACAAAACCCACTGAGCCGGGTCTGTAAAGTTTCGTGTCCCTTATGTTCTGTATCGTTCCAGCGGCGTTTCCTATTTTGAAACAACCGGGTTTAAGACCTCCAACCGTGGCGGGGCCTATTACCCACTTGCCCTTTTTCTTCGCGTAGGCCGCTATTTTGCGTGTGTCTCTCTGAGGTACACCCTCGGCAATCATGATGACGGTTCTTATAGTATCGGATTCGAGAGCCTCCATTGTTGAATCGGCGCTCGAGCGTTCAGAGGCGAAATTAACCATTACATCCGCCTCCGGATGTTTATCCGTTGCTTCTTTGACAGATCTGAACCTCGGAATACGTATCTCCCTTGTTCCCCAGAAAAGCTTGTAATAACCTCCGCCGGATGGTGTTATAAATCCGACAACGCTCGGTTCTTCCCTATGGGAAAGATAATCAAAATCAAGCATTCTCTGAGCGGCTATGGATTGAGAGCCGTAGATAAAGGATTTCGTATTCTTGTCAAAGAGTTCGTATTCTTCCATTGTTTACACCTCTTTCCCCTGCAGAGCCATTGAAACAATTTCCGTCATATGCGTTTCCGGACCGTAGACCTCTACAGGCAGATTAAGTTTCTTTCCCATCTTTCTCATATTTGCGAGACCCTCTTTATAGTTAGGGCCGCCTCTTCTTACATATATCTTGACGTCTGTCTTTTTGAGCGCGTCCGAATACTCTTCGATAGCGTCAATTATTCCCGTGAAGGTCTTGGCAACATCCGTGAAATTTGCTATGCCGCCTCCTATTATCAGGAATTTGGGTTTTCCCTCGCTGTCTTTTTTCTCCGTCATAAGCTTCAGTATGGTTTTTGTGTAAGCATAGGTGAGTTCTCTCGAGGGATTACCGCTGTACTCACCGTAGTTGGCAAGTTCTCCCGCGAACCCGAGGTCCGCCACCGTGTCGGCAAATATAACACTGGCGCCGCCTCCGGCGACAAGTGTCCAGACACGTCCCTTGGGATTGAGAACCGTAAGCTTCAGCGAAGCGCCTGTTCTTTCGTCAAGTTCATTTACATACTGTTCTTCTTTTGTTCCTTTAAGACCGAATGAACTGGGGAATGCTACGCCGTTCCATTTTTCCGCGCATTGATAGGAAGCGTAGTCGTCCAGTTTTGCCACAGTATCGAGAGGAACGATGGTGCCGTCAACGAAAGTAACCGGATTGAATTCCAGGTATGTGAAATGATAGTCCACCGCCATCTTGTAGAGAGCTTTGATGAACTCCTCCATTTCCTTTGATTTATCACCGAGCTCTTCAGGCAGAAAACCCGCGACATCCATTTCGTCTATACTTGACAGGATCGGTATTTCCAATGTAGACACCGAATTCCAAACCTCTTCGATATCTACCCCTCCCTTTGTGGAGAAGTGAATTGTGTCGCTTTCCCGGCCGGTAGTTATTGCAAGGTAATATTCCTCTTCGTGGGGAAAGAACTTTTCCACAAGAAAGTGTGTCAGGACACCTGTTGTTTCTCCGGTTGTCTGGGTAATAGTAACCTCTTTATTCATGCGTTCTTTTATCCAGGCCTTTACATCTTTCCAGTCTTTGCCTACGAGTAGAAGATTGTTCTTGCCGCGTTTGCCGAAAAGCTGGTCGGGCTTGGCTACGAGTTTCTCGCTTTCGAGCCAGGGATGTTCGCCGGAAAGGCTTTCAATGTCGGTCTCCGGCGTTACCAGCACCTGCTTTGTTGAGAGTTTAAGTCCGTTCCCGGTGAAATCTCTCAATCCCTTCGCGATCATTCTCTTAGCGTCGAATTCTCTTATTCCTTTCTCTGCCATATCAAAACACCTCTTTGTTTTATTTTACCTGTTTTTTAACCCAGGGCAGTTTTCCGCCGATCTTAAGTATTTCTTTGTCCAGATCGGAAAGGGAATGCTCAAGTTCTATCTCGAGCCCCTTGGTTTTGTTCTTAAGTTTTATAACTTTGTCGAAGCTGCCTATCTCTATCGAGATATCATCTCCCTGATCGATCTTGTCATAATCGTCCGGATCTTTAAAGGTCAGGGGGACTATGCCGAAGTTAACAAGGTTGGCCAGGTGAATCCTCGCGAAGGACTTGACAACTACCGCCTTTATACCAAGATATTTAGGGGCGATAGCGGCGTGTTCCCTGCTTGAGCCCTGCCCGTAGTTCTCTCCGCCTATAATAAAACCGCCCTTTTTATCGAGGGCGCGTTTCGGGAAGGTGTCGTCTATTACTCCGAAAACAAATTTTGAAATTTCCGGAATATTGCTTCTGAAAGGCAGTATCTTTGCTCCGGCCGGCATGATGTGGTCGGTCGTAATGTCGTCTTCAACTTTCAGCAGCACTTCCCCTTCGAGATTGCCGGGTATAGGGGGAAAGTCTGGCAACGGCTTTATGTTAGGACCTCTGATTATCTCGATCTTCTCAGAAGCGACCGGAGAAAGAGGAGGCAGAAACATATTATCATTAATGTTGAATTTATCCGGCATACTTGCTTCGGTGTACTCTCCGAGATCCCTCGGGTCTGTCAGTACTCCCCTTATAGCTGTCGCCGCGGCGGTCTCGGGGCTTACAAGATAGATGTCGGCATCCTTCGTCCCGCTTCTTCCGAGGAAGTTCCTGTTGAATGTTCTTACTGAAACGGCGCCGGAAGGAGGAGCCGCTCCCATCCCGATGCAAGGTCCGCAGGCGTTCTCCAGGATACGCGCGCCTGCTTGTACGAGATTGGCCATTTCGCCGCTTTCAATCAGGTGGTCAACTACCTGTCTGGAACCCGAGCTGATCGTCAGGTGAAGTTTATCAGAGATTGTTTTACCCTTTAGAATACCGGCAACTTTTTTCATGTCCAGCAGTGAGGAATTTGTGCATGAACCGATAGCAACCTGCTGAACTTCCATTCCGGCAAGTTCCTTGACCGTTTTAATCTTGCCCGGGCTGTGAGGCATTGCCGCCAGTGGTTCCAACTCGCTTAAATTGATCTCGAGTATTTCATCATAGTCAGCATCGTCTCCCGGATTAAGTTCTATCCAGGAATTTCCTCGATCCTGAGCTTCCATAAATTCCTTTGTTATTTCATCGCTTGGGAATACGCTCGTTGTCGCGCCTGTTTCGGTACCCATATTGGTAATAGTAGCCCTCTCAGGTACGCTGAGAGATTTTACTCCGGGACCGAAATACTCCAGCACATATCCTACGCCTCCCTTAACGTCAATTCTTCTCAATACTTCAAGTATAATGTCTTTGGCGCTTACCCAGTCGGGCAATTTGCCCGTGAGTTTGATGCCCATGACTTTGGGATATTTGATTCTGTAAGGCAGCCCCGCCATTGATACGCTCACGTCAAGTCCGCCGGCGCCAATCGCGAAACTTCCTATTCCTCCGGCTGTCGGTGTGTGACTGTCGGAGCCGATAAGTGTCTTGCCGGGTTCAGAAAATCTCTCCAGATGGAGCTGGTGGCATATTCCGTTACCCGGTCTGGAGAAGTAAAGGCCGTACCTTTGCGCTATCGACTGCAGATAGCGGTGGTCGTCCGGGTTTTTAAAGTCAGACTGAAGCGTATTATGATCAACATAACTTACGCTCAATTCTGTTTTTACCCTTGGAATATCAATCGCTTCGAACTGCAGGTAGGCCATTGTTCCTGTCGCGTCCTGCGTGAGGGTCTGGTCTATTTTCAGCGCGACCTCTTCCCCCGCCGCTGCTTCTCCCTCGACGATATGATCTTTCAATATCGTCTCGGTGATAGTATTGCCCATGCTCATTTCCTCCTGTTTTAAGCTTGGCAATTACAGTTAAAAATTGACAATCAGCATGCTTAAAAAGCTCATGCAACAGGACTATAATAAAATGAATTCAAATAGCAAATAATTCTTGAATATTTTCAGAATTAATTGTGATAAGCGGTGGGAATGGAGTTTATTGTTCAACCGGACACCTCGATAATCCGGGTTAATAGTCTCTCTAATGTCTGATTATCCCGCCGGCGTCACGAAGGGTACTGTCGATATATCAATCCGTGGATCACAAGGCCAGTCAATCTTTTATACGGTTCCGCTTCGTGTTAATACGCCTCTAAGTGATTCCATTCGGCGTTCTCTATCCAGTTCTCCGGCCTTGAAACGAATTCAATTATATTTTCCAGCAGGAAATAATGTTTCCGCTCCTCTTCTGCAATCCGTTCAAATAGTTTCTTCTGATCTTTATTGTCGGTTTCGGCGGCTTTCTCTTCGTAAAACAGCCGGCTTCTCTTTTCTATATCCTGAGCTTCCCGGTAAACGGCAATTTGGTCATCCTTCTTGTCAATTACATACTTCCCGCCCTGCATCCCGCTGAAGACATTTTTTGCGTCCTCCAGGATGGTCGTCTCGGTCATTACATATTCATCAGCTTTCATCTTCTGTAGTAACCTGTAATGTTTAACCTCTTCATCAGCGAGCATATTTGTGATAGTTTTCAACCCCGCGTCATTGGTGCTGGAGGCTATTTCTCTGTAGAAGTTTTCCCCGTCTTTCTCCATCTGCATAGCGTACTCCAGTATTTCCATCGTCAACCTTTCTTTAAGCTTCTGAGTCTCTTTGAATTTATCTTTTTCACACCTGACACGGGGTATACCTGATTTTTTAACAGCGCTTGAAAATCAGTTCCCGCCTCGATGTAGTTTTATTATTCCTCTCAGATCATGTTGAGTATAGGTTTTCCGCGTAAATCCTGTCAACTTGTATCAGTTAACCTTTTTTAGCACCGGCTCTTGTATACTTTTATTTTTCGCGGCCTTTCTTAATTTTTCAATGCCGAAGTGGAGTATGAGCAGATTCGTTGTTCTTCTTCAAATCAGCCAGCATTTCATTTGTGAGCGTCCTCAAAAGCGCTATATGAGCAGTTACCGCGACTGCTATTATTAAGAGTAAGATCCGTATCCATAAAGCACTGACTACGAACACGATTGAATACCCGATGAATAGCCAGAGAGCTGTAATCGTCAGCGCCTTTATTCTGAAGGAGATCGCCCGGAACTGCTGGTAGCACCGGATGTAGTTTCCGAATATCCTGTGATTAATAAGCCAGTCATGAAGTTTTTCTGAACTTCGGAAAAAACACGCGGAAGCCAGCAGCAAAAAAGGCGTGGTAGGAAGAAGTGGCAGGAATATGCCGACCGCACCCAGCACGAGAGATGTATAGCCGGTAAAAATAAGCAGATATTTCTTCATAATGCTTCCTGCCGTTTTCACTTTATTTTAAACCCGAATAGTTATTGTGTTCGCTGGACAAAAAAAATATACCGGCAAATGTGTCGTACGGTTTGATTGCCTTCGGTCCGCCGGCAGATTGTATTTGAAAGCATTTATGGAGAATTATAAAAAATTTGATTTTTTCTGTCAACTGGGCAGGTGCGCACGAGAGGGTTTTAAGCCCCATTTATGCTGTGCTTCGCCGCCATTATCCTGATTTCAGGCATGAAGAGATCGTACGGAGATGAAGTAAGGCGGCACGTGTGAAGAAAGAGAAGGATTTTTACGTTCATCATTCTTTCCCTCTAAACGGGGAGATTCAGACTTAATCTTGAATAATATCCGCATATGTCTTATTGTCTGATTAGTAAAAGTAATAATTTTTTTCTTTGGTTTTAAAAGCAAGGAGAGTCGGCCAATGAGAAAGATAGTATCGATGCCGGGTGACGGTATAGGCAGTGTAGTATTAACAGAAGCGAAGAGGGTTTTAGAGGCGGCAGGATTTGAAGCTGAATATGTGCATGCCG
Proteins encoded:
- the glpX gene encoding class II fructose-bisphosphatase is translated as MERNLALEMVRVTEAAALAAARFLGKGDPEGADIAAVKAMQQAIKNVKMDGRVIIGEKPSADNAILYPGCRVGTDGELKVDIALDALDCRESLANGQTNSISAIAIGPKDTIIEYPSDFMKIIAVGREAIGSIDLNDSVFDNLVRVAESKRVYVEDLTVVVLERDRHKKIIDEVRRSGARIAILREGDLATSISTGIPASGIDVVMGIGSSAQGIIAAAALLCLGGGLQAQFIPPGEITPEKYDTFSIERKGRDGSKSGKEAKAEKNSKSGQDEHFEKIYDKTDLIQGDNIMFAATGVSLSPFLKGTIFKPGGALTHSVVLRSQSGTVRFLRTEHFFDKTPDYSK
- a CDS encoding replication-associated recombination protein A; amino-acid sequence: MNGLFKNNIEAPLAERVRPRSLQDFVGQEDIIGRGRVLRRILENGKLESSLIFWGPPGCGKTTLAHLIAESVDAVFIFFSAVTSGIADVRKIIAEARGRLSAGGKRTILFVDEIHRFNKAQQDAFLPHVEKGIIILIGATTENPSFEVISPLLSRCRTFILKPLSENDIEAVLRRALEDETGGFGKRDIEISEEVLRYLVHLSYGDARSALNALEMAVESFSDERGRLVITKEIIEDSMQKASPLYDKNGEQHFNLISALHKSLRGGDPDASIYWLARMLEGGEDPLYIARRLVRFASEDIGNADPDALSVALNAKRAVEFLGIPECKLALAQAAAYLAVSPKSNAAYRAYSKAAEDVKEHGPLPVPLWLRNAPTSFMKKIGYGKDYLYPHDAPEGIVTQEYFPEKLSGRRYYHPARRGFEREIIKRIKYWRRLREKKKTDK
- a CDS encoding isocitrate/isopropylmalate family dehydrogenase; this encodes MSTDAIEKAKEHFGKLMKEQLDRVEMMKKSGSKPDYKSLKPLIIGFVGGDGIGPFIAKEARRVLNFLLKDSVKSGKIELRDIEGLTIENRAEVMKAIPDDVLEEIKKCHVLLKGPTTTPKKGDKWPNIESANVAMRRELDLFANVRPVKVPKDGIDWIFFRENTEGAYILGSKGIDVTEDLSVDFKVITKQGSERILRMAFDYAKNNNINKVTVITKANVVKATDGRFLNMAEQVAKDYPEVEWDDWFIDIMTAKLIDPARRKQFRVMVAPNLYGDIITDEAAQFQGGVGTAGSANIGTRYSMFEAIHGSAPRMVEEGRSKYADPGSMMKAASMLLNHIGFTEDARKLEMALEICVQHEKKVVLTGRDDGATSEEFSNYVMETIQDPKLESKWESYK
- a CDS encoding citrate/2-methylcitrate synthase, which gives rise to MEEYELFDKNTKSFIYGSQSIAAQRMLDFDYLSHREEPSVVGFITPSGGGYYKLFWGTREIRIPRFRSVKEATDKHPEADVMVNFASERSSADSTMEALESDTIRTVIMIAEGVPQRDTRKIAAYAKKKGKWVIGPATVGGLKPGCFKIGNAAGTIQNIRDTKLYRPGSVGFVSVSGGLSNEGYNIVSLNTDGIYEGYAVGGDVYPATTLLDHLLRYEKNPKIKMMVALGELGGRDEYEIVDAIKDGKLTKPLVMWVTGTCSKMLPGGVQFGHAGAKSDSEDTTAEAKNKALREAGVVVPDSFNDYGEKIKETFEKLKAEGKIEEREEPDIPNIPMDYKQAVAEGIVRKPTSFISTICDETGDVHNYCGVPIDRVIKEEYGIGGVLGLLWFKKNMPQYARDFLELVIQIVADHGPAVSGAHNTIVTARAGKSLIESIVSGIVTIGPRFGGAVNGAAKHFSWGMQNDMAPRDFINAMKEKNIRIQGIGHRIHSVDDPDVRVEIMVNFAREHFPKTPLLDYALDVQKVTTMKKNTLILNVDGCIGVLCVDLLKNLGYEDGEIKEMIDMGFFNALFIIGRTMGFMGHYFDQKRLKTGLYRHPWDDILYDVPDEPEKVE
- a CDS encoding ATP citrate lyase citrate-binding domain-containing protein, whose product is MAEKGIREFDAKRMIAKGLRDFTGNGLKLSTKQVLVTPETDIESLSGEHPWLESEKLVAKPDQLFGKRGKNNLLLVGKDWKDVKAWIKERMNKEVTITQTTGETTGVLTHFLVEKFFPHEEEYYLAITTGRESDTIHFSTKGGVDIEEVWNSVSTLEIPILSSIDEMDVAGFLPEELGDKSKEMEEFIKALYKMAVDYHFTYLEFNPVTFVDGTIVPLDTVAKLDDYASYQCAEKWNGVAFPSSFGLKGTKEEQYVNELDERTGASLKLTVLNPKGRVWTLVAGGGASVIFADTVADLGFAGELANYGEYSGNPSRELTYAYTKTILKLMTEKKDSEGKPKFLIIGGGIANFTDVAKTFTGIIDAIEEYSDALKKTDVKIYVRRGGPNYKEGLANMRKMGKKLNLPVEVYGPETHMTEIVSMALQGKEV
- a CDS encoding aconitate hydratase; this translates as MGNTITETILKDHIVEGEAAAGEEVALKIDQTLTQDATGTMAYLQFEAIDIPRVKTELSVSYVDHNTLQSDFKNPDDHRYLQSIAQRYGLYFSRPGNGICHQLHLERFSEPGKTLIGSDSHTPTAGGIGSFAIGAGGLDVSVSMAGLPYRIKYPKVMGIKLTGKLPDWVSAKDIILEVLRRIDVKGGVGYVLEYFGPGVKSLSVPERATITNMGTETGATTSVFPSDEITKEFMEAQDRGNSWIELNPGDDADYDEILEINLSELEPLAAMPHSPGKIKTVKELAGMEVQQVAIGSCTNSSLLDMKKVAGILKGKTISDKLHLTISSGSRQVVDHLIESGEMANLVQAGARILENACGPCIGMGAAPPSGAVSVRTFNRNFLGRSGTKDADIYLVSPETAAATAIRGVLTDPRDLGEYTEASMPDKFNINDNMFLPPLSPVASEKIEIIRGPNIKPLPDFPPIPGNLEGEVLLKVEDDITTDHIMPAGAKILPFRSNIPEISKFVFGVIDDTFPKRALDKKGGFIIGGENYGQGSSREHAAIAPKYLGIKAVVVKSFARIHLANLVNFGIVPLTFKDPDDYDKIDQGDDISIEIGSFDKVIKLKNKTKGLEIELEHSLSDLDKEILKIGGKLPWVKKQVK
- a CDS encoding ferritin family protein, whose amino-acid sequence is MEILEYAMQMEKDGENFYREIASSTNDAGLKTITNMLADEEVKHYRLLQKMKADEYVMTETTILEDAKNVFSGMQGGKYVIDKKDDQIAVYREAQDIEKRSRLFYEEKAAETDNKDQKKLFERIAEEERKHYFLLENIIEFVSRPENWIENAEWNHLEAY